In the Muricauda sp. MAR_2010_75 genome, one interval contains:
- a CDS encoding cell division ATP-binding protein FtsE: MSETIVKLQDVAVFQNENLVLKDVNLEVKQGEFVYVIGKTGSGKSSFMKTLYADIPLKQGNAMVVDFDLKKLQEKDIPFLRRKLGIVFQDFKLLPDRNVNNNLRFVLKATGWTDDSKMDSKIEEVLTKVGMKTKGFKFPHELSGGEQQRIAIARALLNDPELILADEPTGNLDPQTSVEVMKVLQDINQNGRTIVMATHDYALILKYPHKTLKCDDSKMFEVIQKAM, from the coding sequence ATGTCCGAGACAATCGTAAAATTACAGGATGTTGCCGTATTTCAAAATGAGAACCTTGTTTTAAAGGATGTAAATCTGGAAGTAAAGCAGGGGGAATTTGTCTATGTCATTGGAAAGACCGGCAGTGGAAAAAGTAGTTTTATGAAAACCCTTTATGCCGATATCCCCTTAAAACAGGGTAATGCCATGGTGGTCGATTTCGATTTGAAAAAACTTCAAGAAAAGGATATTCCCTTTTTGAGAAGGAAACTGGGCATCGTATTCCAGGATTTTAAATTGCTGCCAGACCGAAACGTCAATAACAATCTTCGTTTTGTACTCAAGGCCACGGGGTGGACGGATGATTCCAAAATGGACTCTAAAATCGAGGAGGTATTGACAAAGGTGGGCATGAAAACCAAAGGCTTTAAATTTCCCCACGAACTTTCAGGAGGGGAGCAACAGCGCATTGCCATTGCACGGGCACTTTTGAACGATCCAGAACTCATTCTCGCCGATGAACCGACAGGAAACTTGGACCCACAGACCAGTGTTGAGGTTATGAAGGTATTGCAGGACATTAATCAAAATGGACGTACCATTGTAATGGCCACCCATGATTATGCGCTTATTCTTAAATATCCCCACAAAACCTTAAAATGCGACGATAGTAAAATGTTTGAGGTGATACAAAAAGCAATGTGA
- a CDS encoding tetratricopeptide repeat protein → MNRKNLLLFPILLGTFFVLSAQETKIYTHENKAYQDALALYNNEQYQAAQTIFENVKSSTTDYETEANSAYYAANAAIRLNQRGADKMMEDFVERYPTSTKRNSAFLDVADYYFETGKYPYALKWYKKVDESAMSYSDQQRFNFNNGYALYASKRPKEAERYLNKVSTSQKYGSQAKYYLGYIAYEQDDYDQASARFDQITDPNLLNEKLSYYQADLNFKLGNFEEAIAMAEKQMGKSNRNEQSELNKIIGESYFNLEQYDKAIPYLEKYRGKRGRMNNTDYYLLGYSHYKQGDYQAAIQQFNKIIGETNSVSQNAYYHLAECYLKLDKKSEALNAFRNASQMDFSPEIQKDAWLNYARLSYEIGNAYEPVPQVLTSYLEKYPKDGHQLEIQELLVDSYITSKNFEGAMQLLEENKNYASKETYQKVAYYRGIELFIDGDYEAAVERFSKSLKSAENNAFKARALYWKGEAEYRLNRFEEALVDFVKFQQLPSARSMTEYEELDYSLGYCYFKLKDYNNAIAYFKNVVNSNALDDQRKNDGYLRLGDSYFVTSNYQLAMRAYDESSKMNGPERDYAAFQKTLCNGFLGNSSAKIEGLNEFLTMYPTSSLRDDALFELGNSYVTGGQEAMGLQTYDRLIEEYPTSKFAPRGMLRQGLVHYNASRNNEALDKLKLVVQKYPNTQEAKQAVATAKLVYVDEGRVSEYAAWARNLDFVEVTDTELDNASFESADRKYVEGKTEAAIKGYEDYLKEFPNGLHAQNANFSLAQLYFSKGEKDKALPKYQAVANGGTGEYTEQALTRVCEIYVEKQDYQSAIPYLKKLESTADISENRTFAQSNLMKGYYGQKEYGQTIAYAEKVLNAPKIDDRIKSDAQIMIARSAIATKNEALAKTAYQDVKQIATGELAAEAWYYDAYFKNQDGNYEASNESVQKLAKDYSAYKKWGGKGLVIMAKNFYNLGDAFQATYILESVVSNFSEFDGIVTEAKEELTRIKAKEAESNSSVNPDEN, encoded by the coding sequence ATGAATCGAAAAAACCTCCTTTTGTTTCCCATTCTTTTGGGAACTTTTTTTGTGCTTTCCGCACAGGAAACCAAGATATATACCCACGAAAATAAAGCGTACCAAGATGCTTTGGCCCTTTACAACAATGAGCAGTACCAGGCGGCCCAAACCATTTTTGAAAACGTAAAGTCTTCCACAACAGATTATGAAACCGAGGCCAACAGCGCTTATTATGCTGCCAATGCCGCCATTCGGTTGAACCAACGTGGTGCTGATAAAATGATGGAGGATTTTGTGGAGCGATATCCCACCTCCACCAAGCGAAACTCCGCTTTTTTGGATGTGGCCGATTACTATTTTGAGACCGGAAAATATCCCTATGCCCTAAAATGGTACAAAAAGGTGGATGAGTCCGCCATGTCCTATTCCGATCAGCAGCGGTTTAATTTTAACAATGGATATGCCCTTTACGCTTCCAAAAGGCCCAAGGAGGCGGAGCGTTATTTGAACAAGGTGAGCACTTCCCAAAAATATGGTTCGCAGGCCAAATATTATTTGGGATATATCGCTTACGAACAGGACGACTATGACCAAGCAAGTGCCCGGTTCGACCAAATTACCGATCCCAACCTGCTCAATGAAAAGCTATCCTACTATCAAGCCGACCTGAATTTTAAGCTGGGCAATTTTGAGGAAGCCATCGCTATGGCAGAAAAGCAAATGGGAAAATCGAATCGCAACGAGCAATCCGAACTTAATAAAATTATTGGCGAAAGCTATTTCAATCTAGAACAGTACGACAAGGCCATCCCGTATTTGGAAAAATATCGTGGCAAACGCGGTAGAATGAACAACACGGATTATTATCTGTTGGGGTACAGCCATTACAAACAGGGTGATTACCAGGCGGCCATTCAGCAATTCAACAAAATTATCGGGGAGACCAACAGCGTTTCCCAAAACGCTTATTACCATTTGGCGGAGTGTTATTTAAAGTTGGATAAAAAATCCGAGGCGCTCAATGCGTTCCGAAATGCATCCCAGATGGATTTCAGCCCCGAAATTCAAAAAGATGCTTGGCTGAACTATGCCCGATTGAGCTATGAAATCGGGAATGCCTACGAACCCGTTCCGCAGGTATTGACCTCCTATCTTGAGAAATATCCAAAGGATGGGCACCAACTGGAAATCCAGGAACTTTTGGTGGATTCCTATATCACCTCCAAGAATTTTGAGGGAGCCATGCAATTGTTGGAAGAAAACAAAAACTATGCGAGCAAGGAAACCTATCAAAAAGTAGCCTACTATCGGGGCATTGAACTTTTTATTGATGGCGATTACGAGGCGGCCGTTGAGCGCTTTTCCAAATCATTAAAAAGTGCCGAGAACAATGCCTTTAAGGCTAGAGCTTTATATTGGAAAGGAGAAGCGGAGTATCGATTAAACCGATTTGAAGAGGCCTTGGTGGATTTTGTGAAATTTCAGCAACTTCCCTCGGCCCGTTCCATGACAGAATACGAAGAGCTGGATTACAGCTTGGGCTATTGTTATTTTAAGTTGAAGGACTATAATAATGCAATAGCCTATTTCAAAAACGTGGTCAATTCCAATGCTTTGGATGACCAACGGAAAAACGATGGCTATTTGCGATTGGGGGATAGTTATTTTGTGACGAGCAACTATCAATTGGCCATGCGGGCCTATGATGAATCGTCCAAAATGAACGGTCCGGAGCGGGATTATGCTGCATTCCAAAAAACATTGTGTAACGGATTTTTGGGAAACAGTTCCGCCAAAATTGAGGGCTTAAATGAATTTTTGACCATGTACCCCACCTCATCACTGCGTGATGATGCGCTATTTGAACTGGGAAATTCATACGTCACAGGAGGCCAAGAAGCCATGGGATTGCAAACTTATGATCGCTTGATTGAGGAATATCCCACCAGCAAGTTTGCACCGCGCGGAATGCTTCGTCAAGGATTAGTACACTACAATGCCAGCCGAAATAACGAGGCATTAGATAAGCTAAAATTGGTAGTCCAAAAATACCCCAACACCCAAGAAGCAAAGCAAGCTGTGGCAACGGCCAAACTGGTCTATGTGGATGAAGGTCGCGTGAGCGAATATGCCGCTTGGGCCCGAAATCTCGATTTTGTTGAGGTCACTGATACTGAACTGGACAACGCCAGTTTTGAATCTGCGGACCGAAAATACGTGGAAGGGAAAACCGAAGCCGCCATAAAGGGCTACGAGGATTACCTCAAGGAATTTCCCAATGGGTTGCATGCCCAAAATGCCAACTTTTCTTTAGCTCAGCTCTATTTTTCCAAAGGGGAAAAGGATAAGGCTTTGCCTAAGTATCAAGCCGTGGCCAATGGAGGTACTGGAGAATACACGGAGCAGGCGTTGACCCGTGTCTGTGAAATTTATGTGGAAAAACAGGATTATCAAAGTGCCATTCCCTATTTGAAAAAATTGGAAAGCACAGCGGATATTTCAGAGAACCGCACATTCGCCCAATCTAATTTGATGAAAGGATATTATGGTCAAAAAGAGTATGGCCAGACCATTGCCTATGCCGAAAAAGTGTTGAACGCGCCAAAAATTGATGACCGCATTAAAAGTGATGCCCAGATTATGATTGCACGTTCGGCCATCGCCACCAAGAATGAAGCCTTGGCAAAAACGGCTTATCAGGATGTAAAGCAGATTGCCACGGGAGAACTGGCCGCTGAAGCTTGGTATTATGATGCCTATTTTAAAAATCAAGATGGGAATTACGAAGCTTCCAACGAATCCGTTCAAAAATTGGCGAAGGATTATTCGGCCTACAAGAAATGGGGCGGAAAGGGACTCGTGATCATGGCCAAAAACTTTTACAATTTAGGCGATGCCTTCCAAGCCACCTACATTTTGGAAAGCGTGGTTTCCAACTTTTCCGAGTTTGATGGGATTGTGACGGAGGCAAAAGAAGAACTGACGCGGATAAAGGCCAAGGAAGCGGAGAGCAATTCATCGGTTAACCCGGATGAAAACTAA
- the ppgK gene encoding polyphosphate--glucose phosphotransferase, protein MDILGIDIGGSGIKGALVNAETGEMLTERYRIPTPKSRKPDEMAQVVAKIVEHFDYKGPVGCGFPSIVKNGVCLSQGNLHPSWVGVNVDELFTEVTGQEFTVLNDADAAGYASMNYGAGKGKDGLVIMITIGTGLGSGAFFNGKLIPNFELGQIPYKKHKKIEKWAAASAKEREGLSYKKWGKRFNKFLTLVELIVSPDLIIIGGGTSKDWEEFSHHIDIETHVIKAELMNHAGIIGAAVACLREQHHGHLSS, encoded by the coding sequence ATGGATATTCTTGGAATTGACATTGGCGGATCGGGTATAAAAGGTGCCTTGGTCAACGCCGAAACTGGTGAAATGTTGACGGAACGCTACCGAATCCCAACCCCAAAATCCAGAAAACCTGACGAAATGGCCCAAGTAGTAGCCAAAATTGTAGAGCACTTTGACTACAAAGGCCCTGTTGGTTGCGGCTTTCCATCCATCGTAAAAAATGGGGTCTGTCTTTCTCAAGGAAACCTTCACCCGAGTTGGGTAGGTGTTAATGTTGATGAACTATTTACCGAAGTCACTGGACAGGAATTTACTGTACTGAACGATGCAGATGCGGCCGGATATGCTTCCATGAACTACGGTGCTGGAAAAGGAAAGGATGGCTTGGTAATCATGATCACCATTGGAACCGGATTGGGTAGTGGTGCCTTTTTCAACGGAAAACTCATTCCTAATTTTGAACTAGGCCAGATTCCTTATAAAAAGCACAAGAAGATTGAAAAATGGGCAGCTGCCTCAGCCAAAGAGCGGGAAGGCCTTAGCTACAAAAAGTGGGGAAAACGTTTCAATAAGTTTTTGACATTGGTGGAGCTCATCGTTTCCCCAGATTTGATCATCATCGGTGGGGGCACCTCAAAGGATTGGGAAGAGTTCAGTCACCATATTGACATTGAAACCCATGTAATCAAGGCCGAATTGATGAACCATGCCGGGATTATTGGCGCGGCCGTGGCATGTCTTCGCGAACAACACCACGGGCACTTAAGTTCTTAG
- the typA gene encoding translational GTPase TypA — protein sequence MSKIKNIAIIAHVDHGKTTLVDKIMYHCQLFRDNENKGDLILDNNDLERERGITIVSKNVSVVYKDTKINIIDTPGHADFGGEVERVLNMADGVLLLVDAFEGPMPQTRFVLQKAIDLGLKPCVVINKVDKENCTPEEVHEKVFDLMFELGAEEWQLDFPTVYGSAKQNWMSEDWQKPTDNIEPLLDMVLEHVPEFKPEQGSTQMLITSLDFSSFTGRIAIGRLQRGTLKEGQQISLVKRDGRVVKSRIKELYTFEGLGRIKVQEVRAGDICAIVGVEGFEIGDTVADFENPEKLKTIAIDEPTMSMLFTINDSPFFGKDGKFVTSRHIKERLEKELEKNLALRVQPTDSADKFMVFGRGVLHLSVLIETMRREGYELQIGQPQVIIKEIDGVKCEPVEHLTIDLPEEVSGKAVEMVSIRKGEMTSMEAKGSRMICEFIIPSRGIIGLRNQLLTATAGEAIMSHRFKEYQPLKGEIAQRQNGSLVSMENGTAIPYSIDKLQERGKFFIDPGEDIYEGQVIGENSRGDDMTVNVTKTKKLSNVRSSGADEKAKIVPAIKFSLEEALEYIQKDEYVEVTPNHIRLRKIYLKEVDRKRNKID from the coding sequence ATGTCCAAGATTAAAAACATTGCTATCATTGCGCACGTTGACCACGGCAAGACCACCTTGGTTGATAAAATTATGTACCACTGCCAGTTGTTTCGAGATAACGAGAACAAGGGCGATTTAATTTTGGACAACAACGATTTGGAACGGGAGCGTGGAATCACCATTGTTTCCAAGAACGTTTCCGTAGTCTACAAAGACACTAAAATCAATATCATTGATACTCCTGGACACGCCGATTTTGGTGGGGAGGTAGAACGTGTTCTCAACATGGCCGATGGGGTGTTGTTGTTGGTGGATGCTTTTGAAGGACCCATGCCACAGACCCGTTTTGTGTTGCAAAAGGCTATTGATTTAGGTTTGAAGCCTTGTGTGGTCATCAATAAAGTTGATAAGGAGAACTGCACACCGGAAGAAGTACACGAGAAAGTGTTCGATTTGATGTTTGAGTTGGGTGCCGAAGAATGGCAGTTGGATTTCCCAACCGTTTACGGCTCTGCCAAGCAGAACTGGATGAGTGAGGATTGGCAAAAACCAACAGACAATATAGAACCGCTTTTGGATATGGTATTGGAACATGTTCCCGAATTTAAACCGGAGCAAGGTTCTACCCAAATGTTGATCACTTCCTTGGACTTTTCTTCTTTTACAGGTCGAATTGCCATTGGTCGTTTGCAACGTGGAACTTTGAAGGAAGGCCAGCAGATTTCCTTGGTGAAAAGAGACGGCAGAGTCGTGAAATCACGAATCAAGGAGCTGTACACTTTTGAAGGTTTGGGAAGAATTAAAGTGCAGGAAGTAAGAGCTGGAGATATTTGTGCTATTGTGGGTGTTGAGGGTTTTGAAATTGGTGATACCGTTGCCGATTTTGAAAATCCCGAAAAATTGAAAACCATCGCCATTGATGAGCCTACCATGAGCATGTTGTTTACCATCAATGACAGCCCATTTTTTGGAAAGGATGGTAAGTTTGTGACCTCTAGGCATATCAAGGAGCGTTTGGAGAAAGAGTTGGAGAAGAACTTGGCCCTTAGGGTACAGCCAACGGACAGTGCCGATAAATTCATGGTTTTTGGACGTGGGGTATTGCACCTTTCCGTGTTGATCGAGACCATGCGCCGAGAGGGATATGAACTTCAAATTGGTCAGCCCCAAGTTATCATTAAAGAGATTGATGGCGTAAAATGTGAGCCTGTGGAGCACCTCACCATCGATTTACCTGAGGAGGTTTCTGGAAAGGCTGTGGAAATGGTATCCATCCGAAAAGGGGAGATGACCAGTATGGAGGCCAAGGGTTCCCGTATGATCTGTGAATTTATTATTCCATCCCGTGGAATCATTGGTTTGCGAAACCAATTGTTGACCGCAACGGCAGGAGAAGCCATCATGTCCCACAGATTTAAGGAATACCAACCCTTAAAAGGAGAAATTGCACAGCGGCAGAACGGTTCTTTGGTTTCCATGGAGAATGGTACCGCCATTCCATATTCCATTGACAAATTGCAGGAACGCGGTAAGTTTTTCATTGACCCGGGAGAGGATATTTACGAAGGACAGGTCATTGGTGAAAACTCACGTGGAGATGATATGACGGTGAATGTGACCAAGACGAAAAAATTGTCAAACGTTCGCTCTTCAGGTGCTGATGAAAAGGCCAAAATTGTACCGGCCATCAAATTTTCATTGGAAGAAGCCTTGGAATACATCCAAAAAGATGAGTACGTTGAGGTAACACCAAATCACATACGACTTCGAAAGATTTACTTGAAGGAAGTAGATCGGAAAAGAAACAAGATTGACTAG
- a CDS encoding OmpA family protein has product MAVPNQLEIMLLRFFYIVFGLVAALFCAELQSQNLVKNGGFEDYLQCPTKMSNLNKDAKHWSAPSLGTTDYFNECSRTKLGIPMNFKGKQEAFEGSAYAGLYLFAPDDYREYIQVPLTETLEKGHRYRLKLSLSLSEKSDGAVMDIGAVLSEKPLSIHTKRHLSHAALTSQSIQTTHMKQFSAEGFYDNKEKWMQLSLDIVAKGFENYLILGNFMSNAGTHYMDFKDSSPRAEGYSYYYIDDISLTYLGPDYKPNEVYVLDHVNFNFDRFDLQPKAKQSLKDVFDYLIKNPNLKVSISGHTDDLGSDDYNDVLSRERANTVAKYLMALGLEKNRITSKGYGDKVPLDSAQTDQARRKNRRVEFVMTEFVDQ; this is encoded by the coding sequence TTGGCAGTTCCAAATCAATTGGAAATCATGTTGTTGCGATTCTTTTACATAGTGTTCGGCTTAGTGGCCGCATTGTTTTGTGCAGAACTTCAATCCCAAAATTTGGTAAAGAACGGAGGGTTTGAGGATTACCTTCAATGTCCTACCAAAATGAGTAATCTGAACAAAGACGCAAAACATTGGAGTGCCCCAAGTTTAGGGACAACCGATTATTTTAACGAATGCAGCAGGACTAAGTTGGGAATCCCCATGAACTTTAAGGGAAAACAAGAAGCTTTTGAAGGTTCGGCCTATGCCGGACTTTACTTGTTTGCTCCGGATGATTACCGAGAATATATTCAAGTGCCTTTGACCGAGACTTTGGAAAAAGGACATAGGTACAGATTGAAACTTTCCTTGAGTCTCTCCGAAAAATCAGATGGAGCCGTGATGGATATTGGAGCCGTGCTTTCGGAAAAACCATTGTCTATCCATACCAAAAGGCACCTCTCCCATGCCGCATTGACCTCACAGAGCATTCAGACCACACACATGAAACAATTTTCAGCCGAGGGATTCTATGACAATAAAGAAAAATGGATGCAATTGAGTCTCGATATTGTGGCCAAAGGTTTTGAAAACTACTTGATCTTGGGTAATTTTATGAGCAATGCCGGCACGCATTATATGGATTTCAAAGATTCATCCCCTAGGGCAGAAGGCTATTCTTACTATTATATTGATGATATTTCCCTAACCTATTTGGGACCGGATTACAAGCCCAATGAAGTTTACGTGTTGGACCATGTAAATTTTAATTTTGATAGGTTCGATTTACAGCCAAAGGCCAAGCAAAGCCTCAAAGATGTTTTTGATTATCTCATAAAGAATCCCAATTTAAAGGTTTCCATTAGTGGTCATACAGATGACTTGGGTTCAGATGACTATAACGATGTGCTTTCTCGAGAAAGGGCCAATACCGTTGCAAAATACCTTATGGCATTGGGGCTGGAGAAAAATCGCATCACTTCAAAAGGATATGGGGATAAAGTGCCACTGGACAGTGCACAAACCGACCAAGCTCGACGAAAAAATCGCAGGGTGGAATTTGTAATGACCGAGTTTGTGGATCAATAG
- the kdsA gene encoding 3-deoxy-8-phosphooctulonate synthase, with the protein MRLEAIPQIKHVDSNNFFLLAGPCAIEGEEMALRIAEKVVSITDKLEIPYVFKGSFKKANRSRIDSFTGIGDEKALKILKKVSETFKVPTITDIHEISDASMAAEYVDVLQIPAFLVRQTDLVVAAAETGKVVNLKKGQFMSPESMKHAVTKVTETGNEQAIITDRGTMFGYQDMIVDFRGIPTMKQYAPVVLDVTHSLQQPNQSSGVTGGRPALIGTMARAGIAAGVDGLFMETHFDPANAKSDGANMLDLSLLEKLLTDLTAIRKTVNSL; encoded by the coding sequence ATGCGACTAGAAGCCATTCCCCAGATAAAACATGTAGACAGCAACAATTTCTTCCTTTTGGCCGGTCCCTGCGCCATTGAAGGTGAAGAAATGGCGCTACGGATTGCTGAAAAAGTGGTTTCCATTACGGACAAACTCGAAATTCCTTATGTGTTTAAAGGGAGTTTTAAAAAGGCTAACCGCAGTCGTATTGATTCTTTCACTGGGATTGGAGATGAAAAAGCATTGAAAATTTTGAAAAAGGTTTCAGAAACCTTTAAGGTTCCTACCATTACTGACATCCATGAGATTTCCGATGCTTCCATGGCCGCGGAGTATGTGGACGTGCTCCAAATCCCTGCCTTTTTGGTCCGCCAGACCGATTTGGTGGTGGCTGCTGCTGAAACTGGAAAGGTTGTCAACTTAAAGAAAGGGCAGTTCATGAGCCCCGAAAGCATGAAACATGCCGTGACCAAAGTAACCGAAACCGGCAACGAACAGGCCATCATCACCGATCGTGGCACTATGTTCGGTTATCAGGACATGATTGTGGATTTTCGTGGCATCCCCACTATGAAGCAATACGCCCCTGTAGTTCTGGATGTTACCCATTCCCTACAACAACCCAATCAATCTTCTGGGGTTACTGGGGGTCGACCTGCTTTAATTGGTACCATGGCACGCGCTGGAATCGCAGCCGGGGTTGATGGGCTTTTTATGGAGACTCATTTTGACCCGGCCAATGCCAAAAGTGATGGCGCCAATATGTTGGATTTAAGTTTATTGGAAAAATTATTGACGGATTTAACGGCTATTAGAAAGACTGTTAATTCGCTCTAA
- a CDS encoding TonB-dependent receptor, producing MQKRTYIFSTLFLSLFGALVAQETDNIGTETVTVVKPYSPTVSDAFKIKSAPSLNDSIVLQKKDINYNIFSVPVASTFTPAKGKASGVEKTPPPTLYNSYASVGLGNYNNALVDFYTSREFNRGEDLLDFGLIHHSSRGDMDSTPLDTEFYNTKLDASYAKKDRYMDWGASLGLQHQLYNWYGIENGEFAETTVADMDEQQNYFNAEAKAHLNMEDSFFKKGNVLLRRFWDATESAENRVVVTPTIELPITEELITIGAKLDYVGGNFKNASLSNTANDGEINYSLFQAGVNPSLLILRDDLTVNLGANFVYGMDTENSDSDFYIYPAITASYRLLDENVIAYGGIEGDLKQNSYHDFVNENPYVSPTLTILPTDQQYIGYVGLKGQLLSNVGYNIKGSYTAENRKPLFLLNPENLFRNDESSYYYGNSFQVFYDDVKTLGIFGELNVDVNRNFTLGINAEFYDYDTETDNPAWNLPSIKGSVFMDYQINDQWYMGANLFYVGERDDLLAVAQENATPSEFPAAIVTLDGYFDANAHLGYHFNEQLSIFVKASNIANSDYQRWANFRVQGFQALAGVSYKFDF from the coding sequence ATGCAAAAGAGAACCTATATATTTTCAACACTTTTTTTGAGCCTTTTTGGAGCCTTGGTGGCACAGGAAACCGACAATATTGGTACTGAAACGGTAACGGTGGTAAAACCGTATTCCCCTACCGTTTCGGATGCCTTTAAGATAAAATCGGCGCCGAGTCTCAATGACTCCATCGTGCTTCAAAAAAAGGATATCAACTACAACATATTTTCTGTTCCCGTGGCATCAACTTTTACCCCAGCCAAGGGTAAGGCCTCCGGTGTGGAGAAGACCCCGCCGCCCACATTGTATAATTCATATGCTTCGGTAGGACTTGGTAATTATAACAATGCGTTGGTGGATTTTTATACCAGCAGAGAGTTTAATCGAGGAGAGGACTTGTTGGATTTTGGTTTGATTCATCATTCCTCACGGGGAGATATGGATTCAACCCCGTTGGATACCGAGTTCTACAACACCAAACTCGATGCTTCCTATGCCAAAAAGGATCGTTATATGGATTGGGGAGCTAGTCTTGGGCTTCAACACCAACTCTACAATTGGTACGGAATTGAAAACGGTGAATTTGCCGAAACCACGGTAGCCGATATGGATGAGCAACAGAATTACTTCAATGCCGAGGCAAAGGCCCATTTGAACATGGAAGATTCCTTCTTTAAAAAAGGAAATGTTTTGCTTCGTCGTTTTTGGGATGCCACGGAATCTGCAGAGAATAGGGTTGTGGTAACCCCGACCATAGAGTTGCCGATCACTGAAGAATTGATCACCATCGGGGCAAAACTGGACTATGTGGGTGGAAATTTTAAGAATGCCTCGCTCAGCAACACAGCCAATGACGGTGAAATCAATTACAGTCTTTTTCAAGCGGGAGTAAATCCCAGTTTATTGATTCTTCGGGATGATTTGACCGTAAATCTTGGTGCCAATTTTGTTTATGGAATGGATACTGAAAACAGCGACAGTGACTTTTATATCTATCCGGCCATTACCGCTTCGTACCGTCTATTGGATGAAAACGTAATCGCTTACGGAGGAATAGAAGGCGATTTAAAGCAAAATTCCTATCACGATTTTGTGAATGAAAACCCATACGTATCACCAACCTTGACCATCTTGCCCACCGACCAACAATACATCGGCTATGTGGGGTTGAAGGGACAGTTGCTATCCAATGTGGGGTATAACATCAAAGGCTCGTATACCGCCGAGAACAGAAAGCCTTTGTTCCTGTTGAATCCAGAGAACCTCTTTCGAAATGATGAAAGCAGCTATTATTATGGAAACTCTTTTCAAGTTTTTTATGATGATGTAAAAACCTTGGGGATTTTTGGAGAATTGAACGTGGATGTCAACCGAAATTTTACTCTGGGTATCAACGCCGAATTTTATGACTATGACACGGAAACCGATAATCCTGCTTGGAACTTACCCTCCATAAAAGGGTCCGTGTTTATGGATTATCAAATAAACGACCAATGGTATATGGGCGCCAACCTGTTTTACGTAGGTGAACGTGATGATTTGTTGGCCGTGGCCCAGGAAAATGCCACACCATCCGAATTTCCCGCAGCCATAGTTACCTTAGACGGCTATTTTGATGCCAATGCCCACTTGGGCTATCACTTCAATGAACAGCTTTCCATTTTTGTAAAAGCAAGCAACATTGCCAACAGCGATTATCAGCGTTGGGCCAATTTTAGGGTACAAGGTTTTCAGGCTTTAGCAGGGGTCTCCTATAAGTTTGACTTCTAA